The Maledivibacter sp. region ATATCTACCCTGGATTCCGTTTCAAATGTACTATCTAAAACTATATAAGTAGAGAAATGCAGACCAAGATTAGCTGAATGAACTGCCTGACAAGTATCACAGTCCACATACTCAATAGTATGAATAACCTCTCCATCGACAACTAATATTTTCCCAGTTAATCTCTGGCCTCCTAAAGAAATGGATTTAGGTGAATTTATTAATCTTTTTTCATTTATTTTTACCATAGCATTAACCCGTAGAAGAAATCCAATATCAGTTTTTTTGTCTATCAATCTTGATATCCCTTGAACTTGAATCTGTTTAAAATTTTTTAGATTAGACATATCCTCTATTGAAGTCCCCATTATTTCAAGCATTTTATTATATTGATACTCCATTGCCCTTCCTCCTAAATCTATCCATGCAAACTTCATTTTAATACCTTGCAAATAATTATTCCTTTACCACCGCTTCTAGTAGCAAAATTCCATTCAAAAATAATTTTCTTTCATCAATTTTCTGAATAAATATATCCTCAATATAAGCTCTTATCTCAATAACACTATTCTGGGTAACATTATTAGGCACTACAATATAGCTGCAGAAAGGGATTTTAAAGCATGCCGTATAAATTGATTGTTTTATATCGTCACATGCATATTCAATTTGCTCGACTAGTTCTCCTTCAATTATTATTTTTTTACCTGTCAATACTTGCCCTTCAAGGGAAGTCCCTACAGCTGTTGAGATTACCCTTTCATCGGTTATACTTATATCGGTCATGACTTTAATCACTTTCTTAATATTGGGTTTAGGATACAGTACTATTAGGTCTTCCTGTATAAATATATGATTAAAGCTTTCCTTTATTAAACAAAAATCTTCTTTATTTGATAACCCCGTATACTGTATTGCATTCTTTATAATACTAGTCATATAAAATCCTCCATAGCCCCTATTCCCATGATTATCCCAGGAAAGTATTGTAACATGTAAATTATTTATATAAAAATTTAGAGAGCCCCTTTAACAATTTAGGATTCTCTAAAAACAAATTTTTGTTTTATGAATATCTATAATTTGGCCAAAGATTTAAAATCTTAATCTATGGATATCCCTATATCTCATCTTCTTCAAAATCACTTTCACAATTGCAATCATGTACATTCTTTTCATCGTTACATCCTTCACATTTGTCAGGTCTAATTATAATTTGACGAATTTTCACATCACCTATCCAAACTTTAATGACATACTTTTGTTTTGGTGGTAGTGGTCCAAATAGAAATTGTCCGCATTCATCAGTGAAGGCATGAGTTATAGGCTCTAAATCACATGGATCACAACCCTTTGCCTTAAATAATTTTACAACTGCATCCTTTACAACCTGGTTCTTATGATTTTTTACAATACCATGAATCACACTTCTAGGTTCCTGTGGAACCTTTATAACAGCTTCAATTTGTTCGTTCTTATCGGGAACAAAATCAAAGCTTATCAATCTATGTCCCATTAACATCCCCCTCTATTTTTATATTGTCAAAGATTATTTTTTTATCATTACATTATATGTTTCAAAGGTTTTATTATTACAAATATAGGGTTTTCATAGTATAAGTTAAAGATTTGCCCCAAACTCTCCATAGCTTACTAGAAAAAGTATTAATAAAGTTGTCCAAGTAATAATATAAATAAATTAGTGGGGAGGTGGCTTTATTGGGTATAATAAGAAATTTTATCAACATTGAAGGAATAACACCGGAAGAAAATTTAGAAAAGAATGATAATGGTCATATGATCATCTACTCAGATATTGAGTACATCAACATTCCAAATTCTGAACAGGAAATTAAGAATATATATGAAATCTCAATAGATATCGATGTAATTTCCCAAAGGCTTATATCCACTCCTATTGGAAGAATTATGGTTTTAGATGGAATCAAAAAGTTTAAGATATTATTTACTAAAAATACGGATTCGCAAAATGCATCTATCCTAGACCTAGATATACCATTTAACGCATTTACAGAATTGCCCAAGGGAAATTATTGCACTTCAAATATAAAAGTCCATATTATCGATGCATATTTTAACTTATTGGATCGAAAAACTATATATGGTCATTTTATATACCTTATTGATGTTATATATAACAGGAATTATAATAATAGCAGTCCTTTATCGAACCTACCCATGAACAAAGAAAAAAAAATATTATCCCATGAAATTTATGTGAATAATAGGCTAGATGAGATTTCTATATCCGAGGAACATTATGAATCCCAACCTTCTAATAGCTTAATAGATATAGATGAAGAAATTCTGTGAGGTGATATTCCATGAAAATATGCTTCGATGGTATAGGTCTTAGCCATTTTAAAAACACTGGTCTATATACCTACACCTTTGAATTATTAAATGAACTTTCTACTTTATATCCACAATCACAGTATAGGGTGATTTCTAATAAGGCAATTACTTCTAATCCCTTTAGAAATAAAAAAATCGACTTGATTCAAATTGACTTAAATAGAAGGGAAAATGATTATAGCTTATTAGAAAAATACATTACCACTAACGGAATAAATATATATCATTCCCTTAATAATGGATTTAGTATACCTCAGAATAAAGTCTGTAAATATGTATTAACTATAGATACACTTTTACCAATCACCTACCCTCAATTTGCAGACAAAAAATTTTCGGCTAAATTTCTAAATGTAGTACCAAGGGCTTTAGAAAACTCCCATAAAATAATTGTCGTATCTAAATTTATAAAGGATGAACTAATCAACTATTTCAATATAGATGAAAAAAAAATCCATGTTATATATCCCTGTATTTCACATATGTTTAGACCTTTAAATGAACCACGCTGCAAGGCCATTTTGAAAAGCAGATATATGATTGAACAAGATTTTTTACTTTTCTCTGGAAGTATACATATTAGAAAACATTTGATGCTATTATTAAGGGCTTTTAAGGAAATATTAGGATACTATAGTAATATAAACCTAGTCATAGTAGGTAATTATAGTGGTAAGAGAAGGCCCTATTATTTAGAGCTTAAAGAATATGCACAAAATCTGAATATCGATGACAAGGTTATATTTACAGGTTCCGTAGAATATAGGGATATGCCATATTTTTACAATGGTGCTTTATGTACAATAAACATTTCTGATTACGAAGGATTCCCTATCTCTTCACTGGAATCCCTTGCTTGTAATACTCCTGTTATTTGCAGCCATTCCTCTTCTTTCAAAGAAGTTCCTGGTCATGGTCTAGCTTATATAAATAATAATGATTTTTATGGATTGAAAAATGCTTTAATAGAAACCATGGATAAAAAACATAACAATTGCTTTAAAAATAGATTGTTGGACATAAAGGAATATAATCCAGAAAGGTTTATAAAAGAACATGTCAGAGTATATGAATCAATTATATAATCTGTATAAAACTAAATGGCACTTAGAATATCTAATAGCAAATATATTTCTTTTTCCCCATCATAAATATTGGGGCTGTGCCAAGGGACAATCCCTTTAATTCAGCCCCATGTGTTTCAAAACAAATGGAATTCTTCATTTCCAGACACTATCCTATTGTTTATTATCTTAAGCTGTTTATTCTTCAGTCTTTACTATTATTCCCCCACCCACAAGTATATCATCGTCATAGAAAACTATGGCCTGTCCAGGTGTGATGGCTCTTTGGGGCTTTTCAAATTCAACCTTTATCCTCTCTTCTTCTAAAGGATAAATAATTGCATCCGCCGGTCTTGCTGAATACCTTATTTTGGCTTTCACCTTTACTGGTGATTCCAGTTTTTTAAAGGGTATAAAGTTTACATCCCTTGCGATGAGCTTGTCATTAAAAACATCTTCATTATCCCCTAGAACAACTTGATTTTTATCAGGTCTGATATCCACTACATAAACTGGCTTTCCAAAGGAAATCCCTAGACCCTTTCTTTGTCCAATAGTATAATGAATAATAC contains the following coding sequences:
- a CDS encoding DUF3794 domain-containing protein, with the protein product MTSIIKNAIQYTGLSNKEDFCLIKESFNHIFIQEDLIVLYPKPNIKKVIKVMTDISITDERVISTAVGTSLEGQVLTGKKIIIEGELVEQIEYACDDIKQSIYTACFKIPFCSYIVVPNNVTQNSVIEIRAYIEDIFIQKIDERKLFLNGILLLEAVVKE
- a CDS encoding carboxypeptidase-like regulatory domain-containing protein, whose translation is MGHRLISFDFVPDKNEQIEAVIKVPQEPRSVIHGIVKNHKNQVVKDAVVKLFKAKGCDPCDLEPITHAFTDECGQFLFGPLPPKQKYVIKVWIGDVKIRQIIIRPDKCEGCNDEKNVHDCNCESDFEEDEI
- a CDS encoding glycosyltransferase family 4 protein, whose amino-acid sequence is MKICFDGIGLSHFKNTGLYTYTFELLNELSTLYPQSQYRVISNKAITSNPFRNKKIDLIQIDLNRRENDYSLLEKYITTNGINIYHSLNNGFSIPQNKVCKYVLTIDTLLPITYPQFADKKFSAKFLNVVPRALENSHKIIVVSKFIKDELINYFNIDEKKIHVIYPCISHMFRPLNEPRCKAILKSRYMIEQDFLLFSGSIHIRKHLMLLLRAFKEILGYYSNINLVIVGNYSGKRRPYYLELKEYAQNLNIDDKVIFTGSVEYRDMPYFYNGALCTINISDYEGFPISSLESLACNTPVICSHSSSFKEVPGHGLAYINNNDFYGLKNALIETMDKKHNNCFKNRLLDIKEYNPERFIKEHVRVYESII